In one window of Gadus chalcogrammus isolate NIFS_2021 chromosome 12, NIFS_Gcha_1.0, whole genome shotgun sequence DNA:
- the bend5 gene encoding BEN domain-containing protein 5 isoform X2 produces MQPETVEEFEDSIMQKKMKIPKMSIKYSGNSIENHFEEDRLPLRHKKASPQDHGRPTSTSSKSLAAVVARLERNAASSCTEGEDYLEEDRLMEEEEDGYYEDEDTEGEQQHLHQHHHHHHHHQRRPQQQQQQQQQQFPGEEHPEELDQRRQHDAETDCGSEESLAAAAGAVPRVLYEELVHSYRQQEEEMRRLQQELERTRRQLVQQAKKLKEYGSLLTEVKELRDFNRRLQDVLLMRLGSEPMHDNGTQTMKAEAVEPIVEVQEMSREEANTSSSHSPSPRAVYTCNDGKVHLGGGIWVEEEKWHQLQRTQGDSKFTKNLAVMIWGTETLKNRSVTGVATKKKKDALPKPPLSPSKLKIVRECLYDRVSQETADSAEITQRLSKVNKYICEKIMDINKSIKNEERRESKLLIRQTVKMENYAYDAM; encoded by the exons ATGCAACCCG AGACTGTAGAGGAATTTGAAGACAGTATAATGCAAAAGAAGATGAAAATTCCCAAGATGTCTATCAAATATTCAGGAAATTCAATTGAGAACCATTTTGAAGAGGATAGGCTGCCTCTGAGACATAAAAAG GCCTCGCCCCAGGACCACGGCCGCCCTACCTCGACCTCCTCAAAGAGCCTGGCGGCAGTGGTGGCACGGCTGGAGAGGAACGCCGCCAGCTCCTGCACGGAGGGCGAGGACTATCTGGAGGAAGACCGGCtcatggaagaggaggaggacgggtaTTACGAAGATGAAGACACGGAAGGGGAGCAACAGCAtctccatcagcaccaccatcaccaccaccaccaccagcgacggccacagcagcagcagcagcagcaacagcagcagttcCCAGGAGAGGAACATCCAGAGGAGCTGGACCAGCGGCGGCAGCACGATGCGGAGACGGACTGCGGGTCAGAGGAGtcgttggcggcggcggcgggcgcagTGCCCCGGGTGCTGTACGAGGAGCTAGTGCACAGCTAcaggcagcaggaggaggagatgaggaggctgcagcaggagctggagCGCACGCGGAGGCAGCTGGTGCAGCAGGCCAAGAAGCTGAAGGAGTACGGTAGCCTGCTGACGGAGGTCAAGGAGCTGAGGGACTTCAACAGGCGGCTGCAGGACGTGCTTCTCATGAGGCTGGGCAGCG AGCCCATGCATGACAATGGCACTCAGACAATGAAGGCGGAGGCGGTGGAGCCCATTGTAGAGGTCCAGGAGATGAGCAGGGAAGAAGCCAACACCAGCTCCAGCCACTCGCCGTCTCCGCGAGCGGTGTACACCTGCAACGACGGCAAG GTCCATCTAGGAGGGGGcatctgggtggaggaggagaagtggcACCAGCTCCAGCGCACCCAGGGAGACTCCAAGTTCACCAAGAACCTGGCGGTGATGATCTGGGGCACGGAGACCCTGAAGAACCGCAGCGTCACCGGTGTGGccaccaagaagaagaaggacgcGCTGCCCAAACCCCCGCTCTCACCCAGCAAGTTAAAGATAGTCCGAG agtGTCTGTACGACCGCGTGTCACAGGAGACGGCGGACAGCGCCGAGATCACGCAGAGACTCTCCAAGGTGAACAAGTACATCTGCGAGAAGATCATGGACATCAACAAGTCCATCAAGAACGAGGAGCGCCGCGAGTCCAAGCTGCTCATCAGGCAGACGGTCAAGATGGAGAACTACGCCTACGACGCCATGTag